The window ATAACGGCTCGCCTTTAAAAACGTTAGAGGCAAAAAATAGTGGTGAATTGGATGAGTATTTGACATTCGAGCACGACTTCATAGACGCTATGTCATCCGTTGTTGCAGACTTATCACGATGCGCGTCTTACATGGCTAAGCATCCCGAAAACGCGATAAATTGGGCCTGGTACCTGCTCACTGATGCTCAGAAGGTTCAGTTTGGTGTTTCTGAAGGCGATATTTTACCGGGAGCTCATCAGCTTCAGCAAACAAACTACAACGGTTTATATTCATCAGCGAAGCAGCTGATGGACGTCAAGGCTCAACTACAAGCATTTCCGGGCTTAAACGTTGAGCTATTATCTATGAATTGGTTAATTGAATCACGAGAGGCATTATGTTCGTAGATTCGCATTGTCATTTGGACAAACTGAATTACGACGATCTCCACACTAGCGTGGAAGACGTTATTAACAAAGCCAAACAGGCTAATGTAACAGAGTTACTCTCTGTAGGGGTGACTCTGGACTCGTTTCCTAACATGTTGGAAATGATTACGCCATACGAGAATGTTTACGCTTCGTGTGGTGTGCATCCTCTGGATGTAGAGAGCGAATTTTCTCTCGAGACACTTCGTCAGCATGTTTCACATGACAGGGTTGTGGCCATTGGTGAAACGGGTCTGGATTATCACTATAAGCCAGAAACCGCCATGTTACAGAAAGAACGTTTTGAGCAGCATGTTGAACTTGCGGTTGAGTTAAATAAGCCACTGATTATCCATACAAGAAACGCACGTGCAGATACGCTGGATATTCTGCGTAGTGGTGGTGCAGAGAAGTGTGGTGGTGTGATTCACTGCTTTACGGAGGATCTCGGATTTGCTGAAGCGGCGCTGGATTTAGGGTTTTACATCTCTATTTCAGGGATCGTAACGTTCCGCCAAGCAACGGAACTCAAAGAAGTGGTGAAGAATCTTCCTTTGGACAAGCTACTTATTGAGACCGACTCACCTTATTTGGCACCAGTTCCTCATCGAGGTAAAGAGAACCAGCCCGCCTATGTTGTCGAAGTGGCAGCTTATATTGCGCAGCTTAAAGCTGTTTCTATTTCAGAGGTTGCACAAAAAACTACCGAAAACTTCAGAAATCTTTTTTTACGATAGATAAAAAGAATTTGATTATAAAAGGAGCGTTTGCTCCTTTTTTTATATCAAAATAGCTCATTACATATTTAAACTTTATGAGTTAACTAATTATGTTGATTTTATGCTGTAAAATTAGTCTGAATTTATTTTGTGATAAAAAGTAACAATGACGTCTATTTTATTTACTCTTTAAAATTAATTTTGTTAATTAATAAAGTTAATTAAATCAGTTGGTTATACTTGATGTAATGCATTGCTTCGTGGGGTTTGGACTGTGATCTGCATATTACTTTGAAACTAATCTCAAGCATCCGCTAGAAACCGGTACCAGTTACGCGATATATTTAGAGCCGGAAAATATATAGCGTCCGCTTGTCTATTTTCTATAGAGGCTAGCATTCAGGCTGCGGGGGTGTGCCGCTAGCCCTCTAACTATTCTAAAAATTCTATCAGGAGCAAAACTAATGAAAGGTTTCTTTAGTAAACTTTCACAATCCATTATGCTGCCCATCGCTTTGCTACCAGCTGCGGGTATCATGTTGGGTATCGGGGGTAGTTTTACTAACCCAACAATGATCGAAGCGTACAATATCGGTGTGCTTCAAGATGGAAGCTTGTTAAACAGCTTCCTACAAGTTATGACTGCCGCTGGCGGTATTGTATTTGCAAACCTTCCTGTAATGTTTGCTCTGGCGATTGCAGTTGGCTTCGCCCGTGCTGAGAAAGGTGCTGCAGCGCTAGCGGCTCTTATCTCTTATTTGGTTATGAACGTCGCTATCGCTAAAACGCTAGTCGTTGCGAACATGATCAACGCTGACGCAAATACCGTTATCCTTATGGGTAGTGAATACGCTGGTGTATTAGCTGATACGCTAGGTATTTCCAATACGCTAAGTATGGGTGTATTTGGTGGTTTGATCGCTGGTGCAATCACTGTCGTTCTACACAACAAATACCACGATGCAAAACTGCCTGATTACCTAGGTTTCTTCGGTGGTGCTCGTTTTGTTCCTATCATTAGTGCTTTCGCTGCGCTTTTCTACGGTATCGTTCTGACTTTCATCTGGCCATTCTTTGGTGCAGCGTTCGGCGCTATCGGTGCAGCACTAGGTGAAATGACTGCATCTGGCCACGGCTACATCGCTTCTTTCATCTTCGGTGTTATTGAGCGTTCTCTAATTCCTGTCGGTCTACACCACGTATTCTACTTGCCACTTTGGCAGACAGAAATTGGTGCGACAGCAGAAGTTGCTGGTGAAGTGATCAAAGGTACACAAAACGTATTCTTCGCATCTCTGGCGTCTGGCGATTTCTCTCAGTTTACTTCTACTAACTTCATGACAGGTAAATTCCCGTTCATGATGTTTGGTTTGCCTGCAGCTGCATACGCAATGTACACATTAGCGGATGCGGAAAACAAGAAAGCTGCGGGTGGTCTACTGTTCTCAGTTGCGCTAACTGCATTCCTAACGGGTATCACAGAGCCAATTGAATTTACGTTCCTATTCCTGTCACCAGCGCTTTACTACGCGATTCACGTGCCATTGGCTGGTATTTCGTTCATGCTGATGGATATGCTGAATGTTAAAGTAGGTATGACGTTCAGTGGTGGTTTCATTGACTTCTCGCTATTTGGTATTCTTCCAGGTGTAACAGGGGTTGACAACCACTGGTACTTCATCCCTCTAGTGGGTATCGCATACGCATTTGTTTACTTCTTTGTTTTCCGTTGGTTTATCGTTAAGTTCGACGTTAAAACTCCGGGTCGCA is drawn from uncultured Vibrio sp. and contains these coding sequences:
- a CDS encoding PTS transporter subunit EIIC yields the protein MKGFFSKLSQSIMLPIALLPAAGIMLGIGGSFTNPTMIEAYNIGVLQDGSLLNSFLQVMTAAGGIVFANLPVMFALAIAVGFARAEKGAAALAALISYLVMNVAIAKTLVVANMINADANTVILMGSEYAGVLADTLGISNTLSMGVFGGLIAGAITVVLHNKYHDAKLPDYLGFFGGARFVPIISAFAALFYGIVLTFIWPFFGAAFGAIGAALGEMTASGHGYIASFIFGVIERSLIPVGLHHVFYLPLWQTEIGATAEVAGEVIKGTQNVFFASLASGDFSQFTSTNFMTGKFPFMMFGLPAAAYAMYTLADAENKKAAGGLLFSVALTAFLTGITEPIEFTFLFLSPALYYAIHVPLAGISFMLMDMLNVKVGMTFSGGFIDFSLFGILPGVTGVDNHWYFIPLVGIAYAFVYFFVFRWFIVKFDVKTPGRKGSAVAVVSKKDYHAAKGGAGDNQKAKDMIEALGGAENIVDVDACITRLRITVKNGAAVKENDYWTQELGARGLVKVGDTGIQAIYGAEAAGYKAQINSVLGK
- a CDS encoding YchF/TatD family DNA exonuclease, translated to MFVDSHCHLDKLNYDDLHTSVEDVINKAKQANVTELLSVGVTLDSFPNMLEMITPYENVYASCGVHPLDVESEFSLETLRQHVSHDRVVAIGETGLDYHYKPETAMLQKERFEQHVELAVELNKPLIIHTRNARADTLDILRSGGAEKCGGVIHCFTEDLGFAEAALDLGFYISISGIVTFRQATELKEVVKNLPLDKLLIETDSPYLAPVPHRGKENQPAYVVEVAAYIAQLKAVSISEVAQKTTENFRNLFLR